One region of uncultured Campylobacter sp. genomic DNA includes:
- a CDS encoding tetratricopeptide repeat protein produces MLKKTLLVLFIISTAMIAATLEDANNHHKAGMKYYQNGDYRNALINFQEALKIRENMLGKEHPNTANSCNNVGFVYNSMGDYPKALEFYTRALNIREKVLGKEHPDTANSYNNIGSVYDSIGDYPKALEFHIRALNIREKVLGKEHPDTANSYNNIGSVYNSIGDYPKALEFYTRALDVYE; encoded by the coding sequence ATGTTAAAGAAAACACTATTAGTGCTTTTTATTATAAGTACTGCTATGATTGCAGCTACGCTTGAAGATGCTAATAACCATCATAAAGCCGGCATGAAATATTATCAAAATGGAGACTATCGAAATGCTTTGATAAATTTTCAAGAAGCTTTAAAAATAAGAGAGAATATGCTGGGCAAAGAGCACCCAAATACGGCTAATAGCTGTAATAATGTAGGCTTTGTTTATAATAGTATGGGGGATTACCCTAAGGCTTTAGAGTTTTATACTAGAGCTTTAAATATAAGAGAAAAGGTTTTAGGCAAAGAGCATCCCGATACGGCTAATAGTTATAATAATATAGGCTCAGTTTATGATAGTATAGGGGATTACCCTAAGGCTTTAGAGTTTCATATTAGAGCTTTAAATATAAGAGAAAAGGTTTTAGGCAAAGAGCATCCCGATACGGCTAATAGCTATAATAATATAGGCTCAGTTTATAATAGTATAGGGGATTACCCTAAGGCTTTAGAGTTTTATACTAGGGCTTTAGATGTATATGAAA
- a CDS encoding CHASE2 domain-containing protein, producing the protein MKILLLLKSSLEKIIKKPTEFKTFSRLNDVKRALYLGLLAAISFMIYSLVRDYEVVRVKFGDFEYDIMQEIYAKFPSSSQNPKIAVILINQEYLDKHNLSDGQGGIKFNFTPRSVLSNVLDDLNKTLAEAKSKPTALLLDYALDYPSDINGTANPDDIGLISRLNSYALSYPIYLPKAKNKLFLEDFNLNENIKFAQTSVASDKDGIARGYTPYICDGDKVLRHLALELSQSEVKFDCPKEPSFEESFKHRILYKELKIVDQGSGKTYVSNYENIKFYPAARLSQIDGEEFENALILIGSDYPGSGDRHKTPIGMISGVIVLANAINTAFTLKDGFNVMSIAWGIIYYFAFFSLGIYFTMKTARKLNLESKNFNILRLCSIAIFFIPAVFLFFRGFYVTWIVPLAVFELLDMSSNALRVNDFLKKFGKISAVVTTLVVVLLVALFLLGVFLGLI; encoded by the coding sequence ATGAAAATTTTATTACTCTTAAAATCAAGCCTTGAAAAGATAATAAAAAAACCGACGGAATTTAAAACTTTTTCTAGACTCAATGATGTTAAAAGGGCTTTATATTTAGGGCTTTTGGCGGCCATATCTTTTATGATATATAGCCTCGTTAGAGATTACGAAGTCGTTAGAGTTAAATTCGGCGACTTCGAATACGACATAATGCAAGAAATTTACGCCAAATTTCCATCCTCGTCCCAAAACCCAAAGATAGCGGTAATTCTAATAAACCAAGAGTATCTGGATAAGCATAATCTAAGCGACGGACAAGGCGGTATCAAATTTAATTTCACGCCTAGAAGCGTTTTATCCAATGTCCTAGATGATCTTAATAAAACCCTAGCAGAAGCAAAGAGCAAGCCTACCGCTTTGTTACTAGATTACGCTTTAGATTATCCAAGCGATATCAACGGAACCGCCAACCCAGACGATATAGGCTTAATAAGTAGGCTAAACTCATACGCTCTGTCATACCCCATTTATCTACCCAAAGCTAAAAACAAGTTATTTTTGGAAGATTTTAATCTAAACGAAAATATCAAATTTGCTCAAACCAGCGTTGCAAGCGATAAGGACGGCATTGCTAGAGGATATACGCCGTATATTTGCGACGGCGATAAGGTTTTAAGACACCTAGCCTTAGAGTTATCTCAAAGCGAAGTCAAATTTGATTGTCCTAAAGAACCGAGCTTTGAAGAAAGTTTTAAACATAGAATCCTTTACAAAGAGCTAAAAATCGTGGATCAAGGTAGCGGTAAAACCTACGTCTCAAACTATGAAAATATCAAATTTTATCCTGCGGCTAGACTTTCTCAGATAGACGGCGAAGAGTTTGAAAACGCTCTGATACTTATAGGCTCGGATTATCCGGGCTCTGGAGATAGACATAAAACCCCCATAGGTATGATTAGTGGGGTTATAGTACTAGCTAACGCTATTAATACCGCTTTTACTCTAAAAGACGGTTTTAACGTAATGTCTATAGCCTGGGGTATTATATATTATTTCGCATTTTTTAGCCTAGGTATTTACTTTACTATGAAGACGGCCAGAAAACTAAATTTAGAAAGTAAGAATTTTAATATCCTAAGGCTATGCTCCATAGCGATATTTTTTATACCGGCCGTATTTTTATTTTTTAGAGGATTTTACGTTACGTGGATAGTGCCCTTGGCGGTATTCGAGCTTTTAGACATGTCTTCCAACGCCCTTAGGGTAAACGATTTTTTAAAGAAATTCGGTAAGATATCGGCGGTCGTAACGACGCTAGTCGTTGTTTTACTAGTCGCCTTGTTTCTACTGGGCGTATTTTTAGGATTAATATAA
- a CDS encoding IS1595 family transposase codes for MQKVSNEIEIIRQLFGSLSEKDKKTFLKSIKIQDEPSKADQVKREITHCPHCNSTEFSKNGKVSGFQRFICKECGKTFGTRNQTIFYAVKKDLSVWKQYIHCMVEKYSLRKTAEICGISTRTAFVWRHKILDALQKMHDEVKLDGVVEADETFLPLSFKGHHKSFNLPRPAKHRGEPATRRGLSKEQVCVSCGVNLGGLSVSKVANLGKPNIHSLNIVLGGKIARDSVFVTDSFRAYSKLSYEMGLNHIRIPRNKYKLGSFNIQTINNYHSRLKNMLIHSFKGVSTKYLNNYLVYNNFVNFAKEAKSDKERILLDHIVNTECLSKSINIVDRPSIPLLQAS; via the coding sequence GTGCAAAAAGTATCTAATGAAATTGAGATAATTAGACAACTCTTTGGCTCACTCTCTGAAAAAGATAAGAAAACATTCCTAAAATCAATCAAAATTCAAGATGAGCCGAGTAAGGCAGACCAAGTTAAAAGAGAGATAACTCATTGCCCACATTGTAACTCAACAGAATTTAGCAAAAACGGCAAGGTTAGCGGATTTCAGCGTTTTATATGTAAAGAGTGCGGTAAAACTTTTGGCACGAGAAACCAAACCATATTCTACGCTGTTAAGAAAGATTTGTCAGTTTGGAAACAATATATCCATTGTATGGTTGAAAAATACTCTCTGCGAAAAACTGCTGAAATCTGCGGTATATCAACTAGAACAGCCTTTGTGTGGCGACATAAAATACTAGACGCTTTACAAAAAATGCATGATGAAGTCAAATTAGACGGAGTAGTTGAAGCTGACGAAACTTTTCTACCGCTCTCTTTCAAAGGTCATCACAAATCTTTTAACTTACCACGCCCAGCCAAGCACAGAGGTGAACCTGCAACTAGGCGTGGATTATCTAAGGAGCAGGTTTGCGTAAGTTGTGGTGTAAATTTAGGTGGTTTATCTGTATCAAAAGTAGCTAATCTAGGTAAGCCAAATATTCACTCTTTAAATATAGTTCTAGGTGGTAAGATAGCTAGAGATAGCGTGTTTGTTACTGATAGTTTCAGGGCTTATTCTAAACTATCCTATGAAATGGGATTAAACCACATTAGAATACCACGCAATAAGTATAAGCTAGGCTCATTCAATATCCAAACAATCAATAACTACCACTCTCGTTTAAAGAATATGCTAATCCATAGCTTCAAAGGCGTATCCACTAAATATCTTAATAACTATCTTGTTTATAATAACTTTGTGAATTTTGCCAAAGAAGCTAAAAGCGATAAAGAGCGAATACTGCTAGACCACATTGTAAATACAGAGTGTCTTAGCAAATCTATTAATATAGTAGATAGACCCTCTATTCCGTTACTACAAGCAAGCTAG
- a CDS encoding N-6 DNA methylase, with protein MSEKQQNTIVDFITGKNIKDTPEEREAVQPFLKILHEDYGYPKELIQSHPQYRVKASPSDKRGYPVDIAVFETIKGKKKLKIVVECKKKDRKDGVEQLKDYLKFCEANIGIWFNGDESVYLKKIEKSGNIEFEEIAAFPKHNEKLSEIGKYLRKDLKPTHNLKDIFKEIRGRIVANSTGVNRDEQIAKEMILLILCKIYDERFTDNDEMVRFRASVDESDDEVKERIGELFADIQEKYDDVLSEQDTITFDGKTLKLVIGKLQNICITETDRDSVGDAFEVFIGYSLKGSQGQFFTPKNIVRMMVEIVAPDKKHSIIDPACGSCGFLVESLKYLWHILDKTISNEISRAEEKMALAIKNIRGIEKDSFLTKVGKAYMTILGDGKGGIFCEDSLDLPSHWGELTKNSIKLDGFDISFSNPPFGKDIKVTGKTKLDQYKLNFDKKEGNVSTLFLERNMQLLKDGGRLAIILPETYFHAPSTRYVREFLYKHNIEWLIDIPHDTFRPHNNAKCIILIIQKNKKQQRYINMAVAEFAGHDHNGKPIYDADKNIKDDTLKIIDEIKGITNEKQYTFQVEAKEVINSDILIPRYFWKSKEAEILNFAREKNLHLISLQELINNECVTFFDGHGSPKGELKGEGEIPYIRVKDIVNWQIYKDPTAMIPLDEYKRLFSFQKRLKQKDILFVRRGSYRIGSVAMVSRNDINVILTREILVLRVNAQKAMEKYRLTAEYLIYALSHILTYKQLENKIFIDTTLPNIADRWKEIKIPIPCDIKELEKITKKVKEAISKQWGFLNAVNILKTQNDVFYT; from the coding sequence ATGAGCGAAAAACAACAAAATACCATAGTAGATTTTATAACAGGGAAAAATATAAAAGACACACCGGAGGAGCGAGAAGCCGTTCAGCCATTTCTTAAAATACTTCACGAGGATTATGGTTATCCAAAAGAACTTATACAATCCCACCCACAATATAGGGTAAAAGCAAGTCCATCCGACAAAAGAGGCTACCCTGTTGATATTGCTGTGTTTGAAACGATAAAAGGCAAGAAAAAACTTAAAATCGTAGTAGAGTGCAAGAAAAAAGATAGAAAAGATGGTGTCGAGCAACTTAAAGATTATCTTAAATTTTGTGAAGCAAATATAGGAATTTGGTTTAACGGCGATGAGAGTGTATATCTAAAAAAGATAGAAAAGTCAGGCAATATAGAATTTGAAGAAATTGCTGCCTTTCCAAAACACAATGAAAAACTAAGTGAAATAGGAAAGTATTTAAGAAAAGACTTAAAGCCTACTCATAATTTAAAGGATATTTTCAAAGAAATTAGAGGGCGAATTGTCGCAAACAGCACAGGTGTAAATAGAGATGAGCAAATTGCAAAAGAGATGATACTTTTGATACTTTGCAAAATTTACGACGAGCGTTTTACTGACAATGATGAGATGGTTAGATTTAGAGCCTCAGTAGATGAGAGTGATGACGAAGTAAAAGAGCGAATAGGTGAGCTATTTGCCGATATTCAAGAAAAATATGATGATGTTTTAAGTGAGCAAGATACCATAACTTTTGATGGAAAAACTTTAAAACTTGTTATAGGAAAACTCCAAAATATTTGTATTACAGAAACCGATAGAGATAGTGTAGGTGATGCTTTTGAAGTTTTTATAGGATACTCACTTAAAGGCTCTCAAGGGCAATTCTTTACACCTAAAAATATAGTTAGAATGATGGTTGAAATAGTAGCACCTGATAAAAAGCATTCTATCATTGATCCGGCGTGTGGAAGCTGTGGGTTTTTAGTGGAGTCTTTAAAGTATCTTTGGCACATTCTTGACAAGACTATTTCAAACGAAATTTCAAGAGCTGAGGAAAAAATGGCTTTAGCCATTAAAAACATAAGAGGTATTGAAAAAGATAGCTTTCTAACAAAAGTAGGTAAAGCTTATATGACAATTTTAGGCGATGGAAAAGGCGGTATTTTTTGTGAGGATAGTCTTGATTTACCAAGCCATTGGGGAGAACTTACAAAAAACTCAATAAAGTTAGATGGCTTTGATATATCCTTTTCAAATCCTCCGTTTGGAAAAGACATAAAAGTAACCGGCAAAACAAAACTTGATCAGTATAAGCTAAATTTTGATAAAAAAGAGGGCAATGTTTCAACGCTGTTTTTAGAAAGAAATATGCAACTTTTAAAAGATGGAGGTCGTTTAGCCATAATCTTGCCTGAGACATACTTTCACGCACCTAGCACAAGGTATGTTAGAGAATTTTTATACAAGCACAACATTGAGTGGCTAATAGATATTCCTCACGATACTTTTAGACCGCATAACAATGCAAAATGTATTATCTTAATAATTCAAAAGAACAAAAAACAGCAAAGATATATAAATATGGCGGTCGCCGAATTTGCAGGACACGACCACAACGGAAAGCCTATTTATGATGCAGACAAGAACATTAAAGATGACACATTAAAAATTATTGACGAAATCAAAGGAATAACAAACGAAAAACAATACACATTTCAAGTGGAAGCCAAAGAGGTTATAAATAGCGATATTTTAATTCCTAGATATTTTTGGAAAAGCAAAGAAGCTGAAATTTTAAACTTTGCTAGAGAGAAAAATCTACATTTAATCTCACTGCAAGAATTAATAAATAATGAGTGTGTAACTTTCTTTGATGGACACGGCTCTCCTAAAGGTGAGCTAAAAGGCGAAGGCGAAATTCCATATATCAGAGTTAAAGACATTGTAAATTGGCAGATTTACAAAGACCCTACTGCAATGATACCGCTTGACGAATATAAAAGACTTTTTTCTTTTCAAAAAAGACTAAAACAAAAAGATATATTGTTTGTAAGACGTGGAAGCTATAGAATAGGCAGTGTAGCGATGGTATCAAGAAATGACATTAATGTAATTTTGACTAGGGAAATTTTGGTTCTTAGAGTAAATGCTCAAAAAGCTATGGAGAAATACAGATTAACGGCAGAATATCTTATTTATGCTTTGTCGCATATCTTGACCTACAAGCAACTTGAAAATAAAATTTTCATAGATACTACATTGCCGAACATAGCTGATAGGTGGAAAGAGATAAAAATACCTATACCTTGTGATATTAAAGAATTAGAAAAAATTACTAAAAAAGTTAAAGAAGCCATTTCTAAACAATGGGGTTTTTTAAATGCAGTTAATATTTTAAAAACACAAAACGATGTTTTTTATACTTGA
- a CDS encoding ATP-dependent Clp protease proteolytic subunit, whose translation MANEISFHPNDIQTTLLADRNIFLYGEINQDICLGIQKTLLYFDGIDDKSDINIYISGPGGSINDGLGLIDIMRTIKSRINVICVGQAASMSALIFLNGDRRYMMPNSQLMLHQPLGGASGQASDIELISKQILKLKAWINNMISQNSALDLKRVESITDRDCYIDAQTALEYGLADDIIKPTKNRKTKNQIKRITNV comes from the coding sequence ATGGCAAACGAAATTTCGTTTCATCCAAACGACATACAGACTACTCTGCTGGCCGATAGAAATATATTTCTTTACGGCGAAATAAATCAAGATATCTGTCTTGGTATCCAAAAAACCCTTTTATACTTTGACGGCATAGACGACAAAAGCGATATAAATATCTATATATCGGGACCAGGAGGCTCAATAAACGACGGTCTGGGCTTAATAGATATCATGAGAACGATAAAATCTCGTATAAACGTCATATGCGTAGGGCAAGCCGCATCGATGTCGGCTCTAATATTTTTAAACGGTGACCGCAGATACATGATGCCAAACTCACAGCTCATGCTTCATCAGCCTTTAGGTGGAGCTTCTGGGCAAGCTAGCGATATAGAGCTTATCTCAAAGCAAATTTTAAAGCTGAAAGCATGGATTAACAATATGATCTCGCAAAACAGCGCCTTAGATCTTAAAAGGGTTGAGAGCATAACCGATAGGGATTGCTATATAGATGCTCAAACAGCATTGGAGTACGGCTTGGCTGACGACATCATAAAACCTACAAAAAATAGAAAAACAAAAAATCAAATAAAAAGGATAACTAATGTCTAA
- a CDS encoding site-specific integrase, whose protein sequence is MAVLYALRSQNARNISWDEIDFNKKIWTIPGEKIKMTQDFIIPLTDMAINILKEQGIKKSGYVFESGISKTRMLSENTLNQAIKRIGFGDQTVSHGFRTTFLTIADENSIAQGFSDKILSLCIDHRLRYAVASDKAYNRAKFESEKRRVFEWWHGYLGELGFNK, encoded by the coding sequence ATGGCAGTGCTATACGCCCTACGCTCTCAAAATGCTAGAAACATAAGCTGGGACGAGATAGATTTTAATAAAAAGATATGGACTATACCCGGTGAAAAGATAAAGATGACACAGGATTTTATTATTCCTTTAACCGATATGGCTATAAATATCTTAAAAGAGCAAGGTATTAAAAAGAGTGGATATGTATTTGAATCTGGAATCTCAAAAACCAGAATGCTTAGCGAAAACACTCTAAATCAAGCCATAAAACGCATAGGCTTTGGAGATCAAACCGTATCTCACGGATTTAGAACCACGTTTTTAACTATAGCCGATGAAAACTCCATAGCTCAAGGATTTAGCGACAAGATTTTATCTCTTTGCATAGACCATAGACTAAGATACGCCGTAGCTTCAGATAAGGCGTATAATAGAGCTAAATTCGAATCCGAAAAAAGAAGAGTATTTGAATGGTGGCACGGCTATTTGGGCGAACTAGGGTTTAATAAGTAA
- a CDS encoding radical SAM protein: MKIVFGPVSSRRFGTSLGVDLSPAQKCCNFDCVYCELTAAKPVFAAIDPPSVEQVTAEVKTALAAHPHIDVITLTANGEPTLYPHLARLARELNLIKGSAKTLILSNGSGALNPQICEALKELDIVKFSLDSAVQKTFTRIDRAGVKTDVNELIDAMAKFRREFKGELVLEILVVAGLNDTAVEFMVLNDAVNKILPDRVDISTIDRPPSYPVKGVSTEVLKELASLITGAPCVIASAKYSGEKFDLSKDELLELIKRRPQSENDATSSFSEGSKQNLDELLAQKKVKKINVAGVWFYKLV; this comes from the coding sequence ATGAAAATAGTCTTTGGTCCCGTTAGCTCGCGTCGCTTCGGTACGTCTCTGGGCGTCGATTTATCGCCTGCGCAAAAATGCTGTAACTTCGACTGCGTTTACTGTGAGCTAACCGCTGCCAAGCCCGTCTTTGCCGCCATCGATCCGCCAAGCGTAGAGCAGGTGACGGCCGAAGTAAAAACCGCTTTAGCCGCACATCCGCACATAGACGTCATCACGCTCACGGCAAACGGCGAACCTACGTTATATCCGCATTTAGCACGTCTTGCGCGAGAGTTAAATTTGATAAAAGGCTCCGCTAAAACACTCATCCTCTCAAACGGCTCGGGTGCGTTAAATCCGCAAATTTGCGAAGCTCTAAAGGAGCTTGATATCGTCAAATTTAGCCTTGATAGCGCGGTGCAAAAGACGTTTACGAGGATAGACCGAGCTGGAGTAAAGACCGATGTAAACGAGCTTATTGATGCGATGGCGAAATTTAGGCGAGAGTTTAAAGGCGAGCTGGTGCTTGAAATTTTAGTAGTGGCGGGGCTAAACGATACGGCGGTAGAGTTTATGGTGCTAAATGATGCTGTTAATAAAATTTTGCCAGACCGCGTGGATATCAGCACGATAGACCGCCCGCCCTCATACCCCGTAAAAGGCGTTAGTACCGAGGTTTTAAAGGAGTTGGCCTCGCTGATAACGGGCGCGCCTTGCGTCATTGCATCGGCAAAATATAGCGGCGAAAAATTCGATCTTAGCAAAGATGAACTGCTGGAACTAATAAAACGCCGTCCTCAAAGCGAAAATGACGCAACGAGCAGCTTTTCTGAGGGATCAAAGCAAAATTTAGACGAACTTTTAGCGCAAAAAAAGGTAAAAAAAATAAATGTTGCTGGGGTTTGGTTTTATAAACTTGTCTAG